A window of the Bacillus sp. A301a_S52 genome harbors these coding sequences:
- the metH gene encoding methionine synthase → MTKAGFEHALKQRILVLDGAMGTMLQNADLTAEDFGGEEFEGCNEYLNITAPHVISHIYSAYLEAGADIIETNTFGATSLVLADYDLQALAYELNKKAAELAVKEAQQFSTDDKPRFVAGAMGPTTKSLSVTGGTSFTELTSTYREQVEGLLDGGVDILLLETSQDMRNVKAAYVAIEQAFEKRNNYLPIMVSGTIEPMGTTLAGQTIDAFYISLAHMKPTVVGLNCATGPEFMQDHLRTLSEIAPSYVHCYPNAGLPDEEGHYHESPKSLTKKLIDFAEKGWLNIVGGCCGTTPDHIREMAEAVKGYEPRRLPDNARHKVSGIEPLIYDTDMRPLLVGERTNVIGSRKFKRLIAEEKFEEASEIARAQVKRGAHVIDICLADPDRHELADMENFLHHVINKVKVPLMLDSTDTSVIEKALTYSQGKAIINSINLEDGEEEFKKVAELIHRFGAAVVVGTIDEEGMGVSVERKVAIAERSFNLLVNGYGISPQDIIFDPLVFPVGTGDEQYIGSAEATVEGIRKIKELFPQCLTILGVSNVSFGLPPLGREVLNAAFMYHCTKAGLDYAIVNTEKLERYGSISEEERQLADDLLFRTNDKSLATFTDFYRKKKPRKATSVKKLPLKERLAGYIIEGSKEGLTDDLAEALKTYSNPLAIINGPLMDGMDEVGKLFNNNELIVAEVLQSAEAMKAAVAYLEPYMEKKADDRGKGKILLATVKGDVHDIGKNLVEIILQNNGFSIVNLGIKVPPNDIIDAVEREKPDAIGLSGLLVKSTQQMVLTANDLRERGISIPILVGGAALTRRFTENKISKQYEGLVLYAKDAMTGLELANKLARPQDKEELITLHQKRQREIKEQELHGDTGKAQVVSVKTKAVKRSSLTSNSPVFIPEDLSLHVLRNFRLSHLIPYINMQTLLGQHLGIQGNIARNCERGDQKTLELKEKVTRFLYKAEQEKLLQANGMYRFYPAQADGDSVLIFDRDDHTRVLERFDFPRQSKSPYLCLADFLRDKEDGEMDYVGFLTVTAGSGVREIAEKAKHEGDYLYSHLVQAVALEVAEAFAERIHQLMRDKWGFPDSADFTMKERFSARYQGVRVSFGYPACPNLEDQAKLFKLLEPSKIGVQLTEEYMMEPEASVSAMVFAHPAGRYFSV, encoded by the coding sequence ATGACAAAAGCTGGTTTTGAACACGCATTAAAGCAAAGGATTTTAGTGTTAGATGGGGCGATGGGAACGATGCTTCAAAATGCTGATTTAACGGCAGAGGACTTCGGTGGGGAAGAGTTTGAAGGTTGTAATGAGTACTTAAATATCACTGCCCCTCATGTGATTAGTCATATCTATAGCGCTTATTTAGAGGCTGGTGCGGACATTATTGAAACGAATACATTTGGCGCAACAAGTCTTGTATTGGCAGATTATGACCTTCAGGCATTAGCCTATGAGTTGAATAAAAAAGCAGCCGAATTAGCTGTAAAGGAAGCACAACAGTTTTCCACAGACGATAAACCGCGATTTGTCGCCGGTGCCATGGGCCCTACAACAAAATCTTTATCTGTTACAGGAGGCACGAGCTTTACTGAGCTAACGAGTACTTATCGTGAACAAGTTGAAGGTTTGCTAGATGGGGGAGTGGATATTCTACTTTTAGAGACAAGCCAAGATATGCGTAATGTGAAGGCAGCTTACGTGGCGATTGAACAAGCATTTGAAAAGCGAAATAACTACCTTCCCATAATGGTATCTGGCACGATTGAGCCTATGGGGACAACATTGGCAGGTCAAACGATCGATGCTTTTTATATATCATTGGCCCATATGAAGCCAACTGTCGTCGGGCTTAACTGTGCTACAGGTCCGGAATTTATGCAAGATCATCTCAGGACGTTATCTGAAATCGCCCCTTCGTACGTTCATTGTTATCCAAACGCCGGATTACCTGATGAAGAAGGTCATTACCATGAATCACCAAAGTCATTAACGAAAAAGTTGATAGATTTTGCCGAAAAGGGGTGGTTAAATATCGTCGGAGGTTGTTGTGGTACTACACCTGATCATATTCGTGAAATGGCTGAAGCGGTAAAAGGGTATGAACCGAGACGTCTACCAGACAATGCCCGGCACAAAGTGTCAGGCATTGAACCACTCATATACGACACGGATATGCGCCCTTTACTCGTTGGAGAAAGGACGAATGTCATTGGCTCTAGAAAATTCAAACGACTTATTGCAGAAGAAAAGTTTGAAGAAGCGTCTGAAATTGCCCGGGCACAAGTGAAGCGTGGAGCACATGTTATTGATATCTGTTTAGCTGATCCTGATCGTCATGAACTGGCAGATATGGAGAACTTTCTTCATCATGTGATTAACAAAGTAAAAGTCCCTCTCATGTTAGATTCAACGGATACATCGGTTATTGAGAAGGCCCTTACTTATTCACAAGGGAAGGCAATTATTAATTCAATTAACTTAGAAGACGGTGAAGAAGAATTTAAAAAAGTAGCAGAACTTATTCACCGATTTGGCGCAGCGGTCGTCGTCGGGACGATAGATGAAGAAGGAATGGGCGTGAGTGTTGAGCGAAAAGTAGCGATTGCGGAGCGATCGTTCAATTTATTAGTCAATGGTTATGGTATATCTCCACAAGATATTATTTTTGATCCCCTTGTCTTTCCAGTTGGGACAGGCGATGAGCAGTACATTGGTTCAGCTGAAGCAACCGTTGAAGGCATACGGAAAATTAAGGAGCTATTTCCTCAATGCTTAACAATATTAGGTGTAAGCAATGTATCATTCGGGTTGCCACCTCTAGGTCGTGAAGTGTTAAATGCGGCATTTATGTATCATTGCACAAAAGCTGGATTAGATTACGCGATTGTCAACACAGAAAAACTGGAGAGGTACGGCTCGATTTCAGAAGAGGAACGTCAGTTAGCTGATGACTTGTTATTCCGTACAAATGACAAGTCATTAGCAACCTTTACCGATTTTTATCGGAAGAAAAAACCGCGAAAGGCGACTTCAGTGAAAAAGCTACCGTTGAAAGAGCGGTTGGCTGGCTACATTATTGAGGGTTCAAAAGAAGGTTTGACTGACGATTTAGCTGAGGCGCTTAAAACATATAGTAACCCGCTTGCAATTATTAACGGCCCATTAATGGATGGAATGGATGAAGTGGGGAAACTATTTAACAACAATGAGTTAATCGTAGCTGAAGTGCTTCAAAGTGCTGAAGCGATGAAAGCGGCGGTGGCATATCTTGAGCCGTACATGGAAAAGAAGGCTGATGACCGCGGGAAAGGGAAAATCTTGCTTGCCACAGTTAAAGGCGATGTCCATGATATAGGAAAAAACTTAGTGGAAATCATTTTGCAAAATAACGGATTCAGCATTGTTAATCTCGGTATTAAAGTTCCGCCGAATGACATTATCGATGCGGTAGAGCGGGAGAAACCGGATGCAATCGGCTTATCAGGTTTATTAGTAAAATCAACACAACAGATGGTGTTAACTGCTAATGATTTACGGGAAAGAGGAATCTCCATTCCTATTTTAGTAGGTGGGGCAGCTCTCACGAGGCGATTTACAGAGAATAAAATTTCAAAACAATATGAAGGGCTTGTGCTCTATGCAAAAGATGCTATGACAGGCCTGGAATTAGCGAATAAATTAGCACGGCCTCAGGACAAAGAGGAGCTGATAACCCTCCATCAAAAGCGCCAGCGAGAAATTAAAGAACAAGAATTACATGGAGATACAGGCAAAGCACAGGTTGTTTCTGTTAAAACAAAGGCAGTTAAACGATCGTCATTAACGAGTAACTCTCCTGTCTTTATACCAGAAGATCTGTCATTGCATGTACTAAGAAATTTTCGCCTGTCCCACTTAATACCTTATATTAATATGCAGACATTGTTAGGACAGCACTTAGGTATTCAAGGGAATATTGCTCGTAATTGTGAACGAGGGGATCAGAAAACACTTGAATTAAAAGAAAAAGTTACGAGATTTCTGTACAAAGCAGAACAGGAAAAACTATTACAAGCGAACGGCATGTATCGTTTTTACCCTGCACAGGCGGACGGAGACAGTGTCTTGATCTTTGACCGCGACGATCATACGCGCGTGTTGGAACGCTTTGATTTTCCAAGACAGTCGAAATCACCTTATCTATGTTTAGCAGATTTTCTTAGGGATAAAGAAGATGGGGAAATGGATTATGTCGGGTTTTTAACAGTAACAGCAGGAAGTGGTGTGAGAGAGATAGCCGAAAAAGCGAAACATGAAGGGGATTACTTGTACAGCCATCTCGTTCAAGCGGTGGCGTTAGAAGTGGCTGAAGCATTTGCTGAGAGGATTCATCAGCTTATGCGCGATAAATGGGGGTTTCCTGATTCTGCTGATTTTACGATGAAAGAGCGGTTTTCCGCTCGTTACCAAGGGGTTCGAGTCTCCTTTGGCTATCCAGCTTGTCCAAACTTAGAGGATCAAGCTAAACTCTTCAAGCTGTTAGAACCGTCCAAAATCGGAGTTCAACTAACAGAAGAGTATATGATGGAGCCAGAAGCTAGTGTATCTGCCATGGTATTTGCCCATCCCGCTGGTAGATATTTTAGCGTTTAA
- a CDS encoding bifunctional homocysteine S-methyltransferase/methylenetetrahydrofolate reductase, whose protein sequence is MGLLNDLQQKILVGDGAMGTFLYQQGIHGCFELLNYDRPEKVLKVHQQYIEAGADIIQTNTYAANRLKLRRYQLEHLAEEINLKAVSIAREAADDHTYVLGTIGGISNVHLTEFETEEVQASFKEQADVLLTAGVDGILLETFYSIDELSLILRHLRQQTKVPIIAQVTLGDIGVLQGGISLKAAIDRLGEEGADVVGLNCRMGPHHMLRSLEELPLPLKTHLSVYPNASLPNVRDGRFFYQSNPHYFGKMTEELVAEGARLIGGCCGTTPDHVKAIKATVIGKGLMPVTSKPIKEKRANIVSVTPPNVTNSLTDISPKSHSVIVELDPPKSLSRTEEFLKGTKALKEAGVDAVTLADNSLASARIDNLSLGVLMKQQTKARPLLHLACRDRNLIGLQSHLLGLHTLGIHDVLAITGDPAKVGDFPGASSVYDMASLDLIKFIKQLNEGISFSGKDLGEKTVFTVAGAFNANARYIEKEVKRLERKITAGADYFMSQPVYSLKQIETVYEATKHLTVPIYIGIMPLVSSRNAEFLHNEVPGIILSDDVRKRMAACGDSKLDGEKEGLRLAKELIDEAKTYFNHIYLITPFLRYQMTVELTRYIRNISEEESLIQGQNQTQQVKR, encoded by the coding sequence ATGGGACTATTAAATGATTTACAGCAGAAGATTTTGGTCGGTGACGGCGCAATGGGTACGTTCCTCTATCAGCAAGGTATTCATGGCTGCTTCGAACTATTAAATTATGATCGTCCAGAAAAAGTATTAAAAGTCCATCAGCAGTATATTGAAGCTGGAGCGGATATTATTCAAACGAATACGTATGCAGCGAATCGATTAAAGCTAAGGCGTTATCAGCTGGAACATTTAGCAGAGGAAATTAATCTTAAAGCAGTCTCTATAGCTAGAGAGGCTGCTGATGATCATACGTATGTTTTAGGAACAATCGGAGGTATTAGTAATGTCCACTTAACAGAGTTTGAAACAGAAGAGGTCCAAGCGAGCTTTAAAGAACAAGCTGATGTGCTGCTAACAGCCGGTGTAGATGGCATATTGCTAGAAACGTTTTACAGTATTGATGAATTAAGCCTTATACTTCGTCATTTACGTCAACAGACAAAGGTGCCAATCATAGCACAAGTGACACTTGGGGATATTGGTGTTCTGCAAGGAGGAATATCGTTAAAAGCGGCTATCGATAGACTTGGAGAAGAAGGGGCTGATGTGGTGGGCTTGAACTGTCGAATGGGCCCCCATCACATGCTGCGTTCATTGGAAGAGCTGCCTTTACCGCTAAAAACGCATTTATCAGTTTACCCGAATGCTAGTTTGCCAAATGTACGGGACGGCCGTTTTTTCTATCAATCTAACCCTCATTATTTTGGCAAGATGACGGAAGAATTGGTAGCGGAGGGAGCAAGGCTTATTGGTGGGTGCTGCGGGACCACACCCGACCATGTGAAGGCGATTAAGGCCACGGTCATTGGCAAAGGATTAATGCCGGTCACTAGTAAACCTATAAAGGAAAAAAGGGCGAATATCGTTAGCGTCACACCACCAAATGTGACTAATTCTCTCACTGACATCTCGCCTAAAAGCCATTCAGTCATTGTAGAGCTAGATCCTCCTAAATCGCTGTCGCGGACAGAAGAATTCTTGAAAGGAACGAAAGCGTTAAAAGAGGCTGGTGTTGATGCCGTAACCCTCGCTGATAATTCTTTAGCCTCTGCCAGAATAGATAATCTATCATTAGGCGTGTTAATGAAGCAACAGACAAAGGCGAGGCCACTTTTACACTTAGCATGCCGTGATCGTAATCTTATTGGGCTGCAATCCCATCTGCTTGGTTTGCATACACTGGGGATTCATGATGTATTAGCGATTACAGGTGATCCTGCTAAAGTGGGGGATTTTCCAGGGGCGTCTTCTGTTTACGATATGGCGTCACTAGACTTAATCAAATTTATTAAACAATTAAATGAAGGCATTTCTTTTTCAGGGAAAGACCTCGGTGAAAAAACAGTATTCACAGTAGCAGGGGCATTTAATGCAAATGCCCGTTATATTGAAAAGGAAGTCAAGCGACTAGAAAGAAAGATTACAGCGGGTGCTGACTATTTTATGAGCCAGCCAGTTTATAGTCTCAAACAGATAGAGACCGTCTATGAGGCGACGAAACATTTAACCGTTCCGATTTATATTGGTATCATGCCCCTAGTGAGTAGCCGAAACGCTGAATTTTTGCATAATGAAGTACCTGGCATTATCTTATCTGATGATGTGAGAAAGCGTATGGCTGCTTGTGGCGATAGTAAATTAGACGGGGAAAAGGAAGGCCTTCGTTTAGCAAAAGAGCTCATTGACGAAGCAAAAACGTATTTTAACCATATTTATTTAATCACGCCTTTTTTACGTTATCAGATGACAGTAGAATTAACACGTTACATTCGAAACATAAGTGAAGAAGAGTCATTGATTCAAGGACAAAATCAAACGCAACAGGTAAAGAGGTGA